The Caulobacter sp. FWC2 region GGCCGCTCGCAGATCAAGGTCACGTCGACATTGATGATGGCGCCGCCCTTGGCGGTGACCAAGTCAGCGGCGTGCTTCAGGAACTGATCCGAGGCCGCGCCCTTCCACTTCGGGTCGGTCGGCGGGAAGTGGTCGCCGATGTCGCCTTCGCCGATCGCCCCCAGGAGGGCGTCGGTCAGGGCGTGCAGGCCGGCGTCGGCGTCCGAGTGTCCGACCAGGGTCTCGTCGTGCTTGATGGCGACGCCGCACAGCCACACCTCTTCGCCCGGACCCCAGCGGTGAGCGTCGAAGCCCTGGCCGACTCGGGTGATGCGCGCGGCGCCGGCGAGCCGTTCGGCCATGGCGAAGTCCTCGGGATAGGTGAGTTTCAGCAAGAGCGGGTCGCCCGGTGCGATGGCTACGCGGCCGCCCGCGGCCTCCACCACCTGGGTGTCGTCGGTCGGTTCGTCACCGGTCCAGGCGGCATAGCCGGCAAGCAGGACGTTACGACGGGCGGCCTGAGGGGTCTGTGCGCGCCACAGATGCTCCCGCGAAGTCGTGATCGGGCTTTGGCCAGGTTCGGCGCGCTTAAGCGTATCGGCGACGGGCAGAGCGGGGAGGGCGGCGTCGGCGGTGTCGAGCGCCCGCAACACACCGTCGATGGTCGCGCGGGTCACGAACGGACGTGCTGCGTCGTGGATCAGGACCGGCTGGTCCTCTGGACGATCGGCCAGGGCGGCCAAGCCAGACCGCACCGACAGGGCACGAGTCGCGCCGCCAAGCGCCGCGCGCCATCCCGAAAGGCCGGCCAGCACATCGACCAGCGCCTTTTCACCATCTTGCGTTGTCACGATGACGATGTCAGACGCACCGGCCGCCATGAAGGCTTCGACCGACCAGCGCAGCACAGGCTTTCCGGCGACAAGCCGCCACTGCTTGGCCTGGCCCGGACCGGCTCGGCTTCCCGAACCGGCGGCGACGATCACGGCGGAAAAGGTCATGGCGGCTGTTTAGTCCGGTCGCTGCCGAAGTCCAGTCGATAGGGCTTTACTGCGTTGCACAATGTGCCTAAAAAGAATGCTACGGGGATGATCATAAAATGAGCAACACGCTCGATATCGGCGGGGTCGAAGTTCCCGGTCGGGTGTGGATTGCGCCCATGACCGGGGTCTCGGACCTGCCATTCAGGGAAACGGCCACGGCGCTGGGAGCGCCTTATGTGGCGACGGAAATGGTGGCCTGCGCCGAGTTCGCGCGGGGGCGGCCCGATGTGGTGCGCCGCGCGGCCGTGGGCGAGGGGCTGCCACTGATGGTCGTCCAGCTGGTCGGTCGCGATCCAGGCTTGATGGCCAAGGGCGCGCGCATGGCCGCCGACGCCGGCGCCCAGATCGTCGATCTGAACTTCGGCTGTCCCGCCAAGGAAGTGTCCGCCGGCCAGCAATCGGGCTCGGCCATCATGCGCGAGCCTGACCTGGCCGAAGCCCTTGTCAGCGCCGCGGTCGAGGCTGTCGACATTCCCGTCACCGTGAAGATGCGGCTGGGCTGGGACGACAATCTGCGCAACGCCCCTGACATCGCGCGCCGAGCCGAGGCGGCCGGCGCCAAGGCGATCACGGTTCATGGCCGCACGCGCAGCCAGTTTTACAAGGGCGTCGCCGACTGGACCGCCGTCGCTGCGGTCAAGAAGGCTGTCTCGATCCCCGTCCTGGTCAACGGCGACATCATTGATGGCGACACCGCCCGCATGGCCCTGGAGCAGTCTGGCGCAGACGGCGTGATGATTGGCCGTGGCGTCTATGGTCGCCCCTGGATCGCCGGCGCCATTGAGGCCGCGCTTGAAGGTCGCGATTTCATCGAGCCCCAGGCCGAGGAGCGCCTGGCGATCGCGCTCACCCATTTCCGCCGCAGCCTCGCCTTCTATGGCCAGCCGCTGGGCCTGAAGATGTTCCGCAAGCACCTGGCCTCGTACATCGAGGCCGCGCCCTGGCCGGAGACGGCCGAGGCGCGCCGGAATGCTCGCGCGACTCTGTGCCGCCTTGAAGATCCCGCCGCCGTGGAGGCCGCCCTGCGCGACCTGTGGCTGGCGGGCGGGAGATTAGCCGCATGACCGACCGCGCCCGCGTCCTGGGTGGTGTCACCCCCGAGGCCCTGAAGGCCGCCGCCTTCGACCTCAGTCCCGAACCCGCCCTGGTGGTCGATCGCGACGGCGGGCTGGTGGCGGTCAACGAAGCCGCCGAGGCGCTGTTTGGTCATGGGCTGTCGCTGCTGGCGCGTGGCCGCTTCCGCGCCGCACTGCCGCCGGGTTCGGTTCTTGTCTCTCTCCTCGACCGCGCGATCTTCGAAGGCGCTCTGGTTCGCGAGCACGGCGTCGAGGTCAACCTGTTCGGCCAGCCGCCGTTCGAGGCCGACGGCGCCGCGGCGCCCCTGGGCGACGGGTCGGTCCTGCTGACTCTGCACGTCAAGGGCGTCCTGGGCGTGGACAAGGCCGCCGACGCGGCCGGCCTGCGCTCCGTCGTGGGCCTTGGGAAGATGCTGGCCCACGAGATCAAGAACCCGCTGGCCGGGATACGCGGCGCGGCCCAGCTGCTGAAGACCGGCGCCAGCGCCGTCGACCAGCCTCTGGCCCAGCTGATCGTCGACGAGACCGACCGCATCCGCCGCCTGGTCGACCGCATGGAGGCCTTCTCCGAAGAGGCGCCGACCCCGCGTGAGCCCGTCAATATCCACCAGGTGCTGGACCGCGTCCGGGCCCTGGTCGCCAACGGCGTCGCCGACGGCCTGACGCTGAAGGAAAGCTACGATCCGTCCCTGCCGCCAGTGTGGGGCGACGAGGACCATCTGATCCAGGTCTTCCTGAACCTGACCAAGAACGCCGCCGAGGCCGCCCATATGCGAGGCGATGATCGTGGCCAGATCTCCATTCACACTGCCTGGCGCCCCGGGGTCCGCGTGCGCGGCGCCGACGGCAAGACCGCCAGCGGCGCGCCGATCGAGGTCAAGGTGATCGACAACGGCCCCGGCGTGCCGGCCAGCCTGCGCGACCACCTGTTTCAGCCCTTCGTGACCACCAAGGCCAACGGCACGGGCCTCGGCCTAGCGCTGGTCACCAAGCTGGTCACCGCGCATGGCGGTCTGATCGATTTCGAATCCGAACCCGGCCGCACCGTCTTCCGCGTGCTGCTGCCCGTCGCGCCCGCCCTTGATATCGCCCCCGGAGACGTCCGAGCATGAATGCCGCGAGCAAGAAGATCCTGATCGCCGACGACGACAGCTCGGTGCGGCTCGTCCTGAGCCAGGCCTTCACCCGTCTTGGCTACCAGGTCCGCGCCACCGGCAACGCCACCACCTTGCTGAAGTGGGTCACGGACGGCGAGGGGGATCTGGTCGTCACCGATGTGATGATGCCGGATGAGAACGTGTTCGACGTGCTGCCGCGCATCCGCAAGGAGCGGCCCAAGCTGCCCATCATCGTGATGAGCGCCCAGAACACCCTTCTGACAGCGGTCAATGCCGCTGACGCGGGCGCCTTTGAATACATCTCCAAGCCCTTCGATCTCGACGACGTCACCGCGGCGGCTCGCCGGGCCCTGTCGCGCCCGGCCGACGCCGAGGCTTCCAAGGCCCAGGCCCGCGCCATGCGCGATGAGCGCCTGCCGCTGATCGGCCGCTCGGCGCCGATGCAGGAGGTCTATCGCACCATCGCCCGCCTGGTGGGGGCCGACCTGACGGTTCTGATCCTCGGCGAAAGCGGCACCGGCAAGGAGCTGGTCGCCCGCGCCCTGCATGAACTGGGGCGCCGTCGAGACGGCAAGTTCGTGGTCATCAACCTGGCCGCCGTGCCGCGCGAGCGGGTCGAGGCCGAGCTGTTCGGACGCGGTGAGGGCGACAACGGTCGCCTGGTCGAGGCCGACGGCGGCACGCTGTTCCTGGACGAGATCGGAGACATGCCGCTGGACGCCCAGACCCGCCTGCTGCGCGTCATCGACGGCACCGAGCCGGTGATCAATCCCAAGACGGGCCGCCGTCCGAACGTGCGGATCATCGCCGCCACAAATCGCGACCTGCGCGGCCTGATCCAGCAGGGCCTCTTCCGCGAGGACCTGTTCTTCCGCCTCAACGTCGCGCCCGTGCGCCTGCCGCCGCTGCGCGATCGCGTGGAAGATATCCCGGACCTGGCCCGCACCTTCCTGCTGCGCGCCGCCCGGGAAGGTCTGCCGTCCAAGACCATCGACCAGAGCGCGCTGGATCGCCTGAAGACCCATCCGTGGCCGGGCAACGTCCGCGAGCTCGAGAACCTGATGCGCCGGATGTGCGCCCTCTATGCCGAGGAACTGATCACCGCCCGTATCGTCGACCGCGAACTGCAGGACCACACCCCGGCCGTCCGGTCGGAGGAGGGGCCGCTGACCCTGTCTATGCTGGTAGAGCGCCATCTGGCCTCGCACTTCGCCGACCAGCCCGACGGCGTGCCGCCGCCCGGCCTCTACGACCGGATTCTGGAAGAGGTTGAGCGTCCTCTGATCCAGCTGACCCTCTCGGCGACGCGTGGCAACCAGGTGCGCGCCGCGGAGATCCTCGGCCTGAACCGCAACACCCTGCGCAAGAAGATCCAGGACCTGGGCGTCGAGATGACGAGAGGTCGCCGATAGCTTGAGCGCTCACGCGCCGGCGGCCGCCGCGAGAAAACGCGCTGAAGCTTTCTCGGCACATAGCTGTTGAATTTAGGACACACGCTCCTAAACTCGTCGGCGATGTCTTCAGTGGCTTACGCGACGGGATCGGAAGACCCGCCGACCCGGTT contains the following coding sequences:
- a CDS encoding sigma 54-interacting transcriptional regulator, with protein sequence MNAASKKILIADDDSSVRLVLSQAFTRLGYQVRATGNATTLLKWVTDGEGDLVVTDVMMPDENVFDVLPRIRKERPKLPIIVMSAQNTLLTAVNAADAGAFEYISKPFDLDDVTAAARRALSRPADAEASKAQARAMRDERLPLIGRSAPMQEVYRTIARLVGADLTVLILGESGTGKELVARALHELGRRRDGKFVVINLAAVPRERVEAELFGRGEGDNGRLVEADGGTLFLDEIGDMPLDAQTRLLRVIDGTEPVINPKTGRRPNVRIIAATNRDLRGLIQQGLFREDLFFRLNVAPVRLPPLRDRVEDIPDLARTFLLRAAREGLPSKTIDQSALDRLKTHPWPGNVRELENLMRRMCALYAEELITARIVDRELQDHTPAVRSEEGPLTLSMLVERHLASHFADQPDGVPPPGLYDRILEEVERPLIQLTLSATRGNQVRAAEILGLNRNTLRKKIQDLGVEMTRGRR
- the dusB gene encoding tRNA dihydrouridine synthase DusB — its product is MSNTLDIGGVEVPGRVWIAPMTGVSDLPFRETATALGAPYVATEMVACAEFARGRPDVVRRAAVGEGLPLMVVQLVGRDPGLMAKGARMAADAGAQIVDLNFGCPAKEVSAGQQSGSAIMREPDLAEALVSAAVEAVDIPVTVKMRLGWDDNLRNAPDIARRAEAAGAKAITVHGRTRSQFYKGVADWTAVAAVKKAVSIPVLVNGDIIDGDTARMALEQSGADGVMIGRGVYGRPWIAGAIEAALEGRDFIEPQAEERLAIALTHFRRSLAFYGQPLGLKMFRKHLASYIEAAPWPETAEARRNARATLCRLEDPAAVEAALRDLWLAGGRLAA
- a CDS encoding bifunctional 2-C-methyl-D-erythritol 4-phosphate cytidylyltransferase/2-C-methyl-D-erythritol 2,4-cyclodiphosphate synthase; protein product: MTFSAVIVAAGSGSRAGPGQAKQWRLVAGKPVLRWSVEAFMAAGASDIVIVTTQDGEKALVDVLAGLSGWRAALGGATRALSVRSGLAALADRPEDQPVLIHDAARPFVTRATIDGVLRALDTADAALPALPVADTLKRAEPGQSPITTSREHLWRAQTPQAARRNVLLAGYAAWTGDEPTDDTQVVEAAGGRVAIAPGDPLLLKLTYPEDFAMAERLAGAARITRVGQGFDAHRWGPGEEVWLCGVAIKHDETLVGHSDADAGLHALTDALLGAIGEGDIGDHFPPTDPKWKGAASDQFLKHAADLVTAKGGAIINVDVTLICERPKIKPHRLAMREKLAEILALPLDRVSVKATTTEKMGFTGRGEGLAASAVVAVETPA
- a CDS encoding nitrogen regulation protein NR(II), with product MTDRARVLGGVTPEALKAAAFDLSPEPALVVDRDGGLVAVNEAAEALFGHGLSLLARGRFRAALPPGSVLVSLLDRAIFEGALVREHGVEVNLFGQPPFEADGAAAPLGDGSVLLTLHVKGVLGVDKAADAAGLRSVVGLGKMLAHEIKNPLAGIRGAAQLLKTGASAVDQPLAQLIVDETDRIRRLVDRMEAFSEEAPTPREPVNIHQVLDRVRALVANGVADGLTLKESYDPSLPPVWGDEDHLIQVFLNLTKNAAEAAHMRGDDRGQISIHTAWRPGVRVRGADGKTASGAPIEVKVIDNGPGVPASLRDHLFQPFVTTKANGTGLGLALVTKLVTAHGGLIDFESEPGRTVFRVLLPVAPALDIAPGDVRA